A part of Clostridia bacterium genomic DNA contains:
- a CDS encoding PHP domain-containing protein: MAQVDLHVHTTASDGLLDPCQVISWAIKKGIKAISITDHDTVDGYRQGLKCDNIKDIELIPGVEINTYINDIEIHILGYYMDIDDTRFLSWLDKLFNARLERAKRMLKKFNHLGFDFSLDDVKEISKDGAIGRPHFARLLVKKGLASSTEEAFNKYLLPGGPAYVQRYKLHPKDAIKIIRQSKGIPVLAHPGLIHKKHIIKYIIDAGIAGMEVYHSKHSKQETDHLFNVAEKNNLLITGGTDFHGEMYDGMPTIGDVGIDYNTFLKLKKYRTSH, encoded by the coding sequence ATGGCACAAGTGGACTTACATGTTCATACTACAGCTTCAGATGGGTTGCTAGATCCATGCCAAGTGATCTCTTGGGCAATTAAAAAAGGAATAAAGGCTATTTCGATAACTGATCATGATACTGTAGATGGCTATAGACAAGGCTTAAAATGTGATAATATAAAAGATATAGAGTTAATACCGGGGGTGGAAATAAACACCTATATAAATGACATAGAGATCCATATATTAGGTTATTATATGGATATTGACGATACAAGGTTCTTATCATGGCTGGATAAACTTTTTAATGCTAGGTTGGAAAGAGCCAAAAGGATGTTAAAAAAATTCAACCATTTAGGATTTGATTTTTCATTGGATGATGTAAAAGAGATTTCAAAAGATGGTGCAATAGGGAGACCTCATTTCGCCAGGCTGCTAGTAAAAAAAGGATTAGCAAGCTCAACTGAAGAAGCATTTAACAAATATTTATTACCAGGTGGTCCTGCATATGTACAAAGATATAAGCTACATCCTAAAGATGCAATTAAAATAATACGCCAGAGCAAAGGCATCCCAGTACTTGCACATCCAGGCTTGATACATAAAAAACATATAATCAAGTATATTATTGATGCAGGTATAGCAGGAATGGAAGTTTACCATTCCAAACATTCAAAACAAGAAACTGACCATCTGTTTAATGTGGCTGAAAAAAATAATCTTTTAATTACAGGCGGGACTGATTTTCATGGAGAGATGTATGATGGAATGCCCACCATAGGCGACGTTGGCATTGATTATAATACGTTTTTAAAACTAAAAAAATATAGAACCTCCCATTAA
- a CDS encoding dipeptidase, with protein MLFRIIDGHCDTMSKIYNSKSSLNHNNYHVDIKKLKQSNANIQFFAAFVDKNKIKDTFSEVFSQIHYFFSQIEENNNSISIARSYDDIKNAQPEEKIVAILSIEGGEAIGNDIRLLHDFYNLGVREIGLTWNYKNQIACGVYEHNLDNGLSSFGKSVIKEMNDLGMIIDVSHMAERSFWDVLDCSNTPVIASHSNSKKICDNIRNLSDSQIQGIASKKGLIGINFFPLFLNNSKEANIYDIINHIEYICSLVGVDHVAIGSDFDGIDLLPSGIKDYSSMSVLIDTMLKMNYNEQNIKKIFYQNYMRILKQIIS; from the coding sequence TTGTTGTTTAGAATAATCGATGGTCATTGTGATACAATGAGTAAAATATATAATTCAAAATCAAGTCTAAATCATAATAATTATCATGTAGATATAAAAAAGTTAAAACAGTCAAATGCAAACATACAATTTTTTGCAGCATTTGTTGATAAAAACAAAATCAAAGATACCTTTAGCGAAGTATTTTCACAAATTCATTATTTTTTTAGCCAGATTGAAGAGAATAATAATAGCATCTCTATCGCTAGAAGTTATGACGATATTAAAAATGCTCAACCTGAAGAAAAGATAGTTGCAATATTGTCAATAGAGGGGGGAGAAGCGATAGGTAATGATATAAGGCTTTTGCACGATTTCTATAATTTAGGTGTAAGAGAGATAGGCCTTACCTGGAATTATAAAAACCAAATTGCATGTGGTGTATATGAGCACAACCTAGATAATGGATTGAGCAGCTTTGGAAAATCAGTGATAAAAGAAATGAATGATTTAGGGATGATAATTGATGTGTCGCATATGGCAGAACGCTCCTTTTGGGACGTGTTGGATTGTTCCAATACACCTGTTATTGCATCTCATTCTAATAGCAAAAAAATATGCGATAATATTAGAAATCTATCTGATTCCCAAATACAAGGCATAGCAAGCAAAAAAGGATTGATTGGTATTAATTTTTTCCCCTTATTTTTAAATAACTCTAAAGAAGCTAATATATATGATATTATAAATCATATTGAATATATTTGCTCCCTTGTAGGGGTTGACCATGTTGCAATAGGTTCAGATTTTGACGGGATAGATCTCCTTCCTTCAGGGATCAAGGATTACAGCAGCATGTCCGTTCTTATAGACACTATGCTTAAAATGAATTATAATGAACAGAATATAAAAAAAATATTTTATCAAAACTACATGAGAATATTAAAACAAATTATCAGCTGA
- a CDS encoding pyridoxal phosphate-dependent aminotransferase yields MYLSEKAKKIEASITLSITAKAKQMKSEGINVIGFGAGEPDFDTPDYIKDIAIEAIKKGFTKYTPASGLIELKQAITEKLYMENRLNYDVNQIVVSNGAKHSLFNTFQAILNPGDQVLIPTPYWVSYPELVKLADGLPVFVATDASNNFRLDIGDLKRKINNKTRAIIINSPSNPMGTVYSKQVLEEIADIAVKHGLYVISDEIYEKIIYDKQHYSIASFGPDIKDLTITINGMSKAYSMTGWRIGYAAANEEIVKVMANIQSHATSNPNSIAQYASIAALKDGNSSIKNMVQQFKERRDYIYKRINAIPGLSSIKPQGAFYILMDISSYINKKIKGTMIKNSIDFSNLLLDNCKVAVVPGIAFGNDNYVRLSYATSYSNIKEGLDRIEAFLQ; encoded by the coding sequence ATGTATTTATCAGAAAAAGCAAAAAAAATAGAAGCATCTATTACGCTTTCTATTACCGCTAAAGCTAAACAAATGAAATCAGAGGGGATCAATGTTATAGGTTTTGGTGCAGGCGAACCTGACTTTGATACACCTGATTATATAAAGGACATAGCTATTGAGGCAATAAAGAAAGGGTTTACAAAATACACCCCTGCCTCTGGATTAATAGAACTTAAACAAGCTATTACAGAAAAGTTGTATATGGAAAATAGGTTAAACTATGATGTCAACCAAATAGTTGTTTCTAACGGCGCTAAACATTCGCTATTCAACACTTTCCAAGCTATATTGAACCCAGGGGATCAAGTGTTGATACCTACACCATATTGGGTTAGTTATCCTGAACTAGTTAAACTAGCCGATGGCTTGCCCGTATTTGTTGCAACAGATGCTAGCAACAATTTCAGATTAGATATAGGTGATTTAAAAAGAAAAATCAACAACAAAACTAGAGCAATAATAATAAATAGCCCATCAAATCCCATGGGTACTGTGTATTCAAAACAAGTTTTAGAGGAAATAGCGGACATAGCAGTTAAACATGGTTTATACGTTATTTCAGATGAAATATACGAAAAAATAATATACGATAAACAGCATTATAGTATAGCTTCTTTTGGTCCCGATATAAAAGATCTGACTATCACTATAAATGGTATGTCCAAAGCTTATTCAATGACAGGATGGCGTATAGGCTATGCAGCAGCTAATGAAGAAATAGTGAAAGTTATGGCAAATATTCAAAGTCATGCCACATCTAATCCAAATTCCATAGCTCAGTATGCAAGTATAGCTGCGTTAAAAGATGGAAATTCATCAATCAAAAATATGGTGCAGCAATTTAAAGAAAGGAGAGACTATATATACAAAAGGATCAATGCTATACCCGGTCTTTCCAGCATAAAACCACAAGGAGCTTTTTATATATTGATGGACATATCATCATATATAAATAAAAAAATAAAAGGAACGATGATTAAAAATTCAATTGATTTTTCAAATTTACTGCTTGATAATTGCAAGGTGGCAGTTGTTCCGGGAATTGCGTTTGGAAATGATAATTATGTAAGACTATCATATGCTACATCATATTCAAATATAAAAGAAGGGTTAGATAGAATAGAAGCTTTTTTACAATAG